The window GGAATGCATGGATTCCGAGAACCTCCACAGACGCCTCAGGAAGATCGCGGGCCAGGTCGCGGCCGTAGACCGCATGATCGACGAGGACGTCCCGTGCGAGGACATCATCATCCAGATCAACGCCATCAAGAGTGCGATCCGCAGCGTGGGCCAGATCGTCCTGGAAGGGCACATCAACCACTGTGTCAAGGAAGGGATCCAGCATGGGGACGCCGACAAGACGATAGCGGAATTCTCGGAAGTCATCAGGCAGTTCTCGAAACTATGAAGGCGAATCATGGAATACGATCCGTCTATCAGCATTCTAAGCGATCCAGAGGTCTACCCGCCTTCGGAGGACAGTATATTCTTCATAGAATCCCTGAAAGTGTCCGAAGGGGAGAGAGTCCTGGAGATCGGATGCGGTTCCGGAGTGGTATCGATACACTGTGCCAGGAACGGCTGTGAGGTGACTTCCGGGGACATCAACCCGAGAGCCGTGAAACTCACCAGGAGGAATGCCGAGCTCAACGGTGTGCGCATCGATGTAATGGAGACGGACGTCTACTCGAACATCGACGGACAATTCGATACGATCCTGTTCAACCTCCCGTATCTCCCTGTTGACGAGGAAGGACTCCTTGCCAAGTCATGGTCGGGAGGGCCCGACGGGCTCGGACCGCTGCCCGAACTCCTAGAGGGTGCACCGGAGCACCTGAACCCGAACGGGAGGGTCGTTGTGGTCGTATCATCGCTTATGGACACCCCCGCGCTTTGGGACCTCATCGGGGATCGCCGTTACGAGGTCATAGGAGAGCTCAAGCTGTTCTTCGAGAAGCTGAGCGTCCTGGAGATACATTGGTAAAGGAATCTAAACTAAAATTGCACGGTAGTGGGATCATGATGTCGAACAAGGTCGCCGGTTTCCTCGCCGCATTGACCGCGGGGATCGTCTGGGGGTTGCTGGGACCCGTGGTGCGCGACCTCAACGACGCCGGCATCGACTCCAGCCAGATAACCTGCATACGCTTCACCGTCGTCGGGCTGATCGTATTGGCGTATCTCCTGGTCAAGAACCGTAAGGAGCTAATGGTGGACGGGAGGACCATGATCATCCTCCTGGCCACGGGTATAATCGGGACGGTGTTCAGCTCAGTCTGCTACCTTGGTGCGATGGACTATATCTCCCTGGGCCTGGCCTGCGTGCTGGAATTCATCAACCCCTTCCTGGTGGTCCTGATATGCGTACCCCTCCTGCACGAGCCCCTGACGACCACCAAGGGCGCATCATGCATAATCGCGTTCGTCGGGTGCATCATGTGCATGGAACTGATCACGAAACCCGGATTCTTCGATATGTGGGGGATCACCCTGGGACTGCTGTCCGGACTGTTCTTCGCCGTCCACACGATAGGGATCAAGGTCGTGGCCAACCGCGGGTATTCCTCTCTCAACGTCCTGTTCTACACATCCATAATCTGCGGTCTGGCACTCATGCCCTTCTGCAACATCGGCGGGGCGATTGACGTGTTCGCGGCCGACGGGGACGCCCTGATCAGGATACTGTTCCTGAGCACGGCGCTGACCTTCATCCCCTCCCTGCTTTTCATCTACTCCGTCGAGAAGATAGATGCCGGGATCGCGGCGATCATCACCTTCGTAGAACCCATGGCCGCCGCCATCGTGGGATACGTGTTCTACGGTGAGACCATGGGGATCGAATCGCTGATCGGAGTGACCCTGATCCTCATCGCTCTGGTCCTCGTCAACAGGAAAGGGAAGGTAATCATAGGCGGGAACGATCCCACCGAGTGACCTTACTCTAAGGTATTAATTGCGAAATAGTTTAATTATTCAAACTACGTTGAATAACGTAGGAAAGGATGCAATGGCCGATTTAACGAAACAGGTTGGAACGGCGGCCGGTATAGCCTCAGGCGTACTCTGGGGATTCCTCGGCGTTTTCTCCAGGGAACTTACGGCCTACGGTATGAGCTCCATGCAGATAACCTGCATGCGCTTCCTGTTCCTGGCCCTGGGCGTCCTTCCGTACATCCTTCTGTTCGAGAGGGACCAGCTCCGCATCAGCAGGAAATCCCTGGGGATACTGATCTTCATGGGCGCCTTCGGCCTGGCCTTCAGTTCCGCGGCGTACATGGAGTCCGTCAACCACGCATCCCTGGCGGTCGCTTCGATCACATCCAACCTGCACCCGTTCTTCGTCCTGATGTTCTCGATCCCGCTCCTCCACGAGAAGCTCACCAAGATCAAGGTCATCTCCCTGCTGATAGCATTCACGGGCTGCGTCATATGCACCGGGATCTTCAGCACCCCCGAGACCATAGACTACTACGGCGTGATGATGGGTGTCTCCGTCGGAGCCATCTACTGCTTCTACACCATAGGGTCGAAAGTGGTGTCATCCCGCGACGTGTCGATAATGGGCGCCATGTTCTACACCGCGCTCTTCAGCTCGCTGGCACTTATCCCGCTGTGCGACTTCCCTGATGCCATCACCACCGTCGTCACGAACGTCCCGGTGCTGGAGATCATGCTTGTATTCTCGCTCGGGATGTCACTCGGCCAGATCATCCTCTACATCTACGCTGTGGGAAAGATCGGCGCAGGGAAGGTCTCCATCCTGATCTATTCGGAGACCATAGCCGCCGCGATCATCGGCCTCGCACTGTACGGTGAACCAATCACCTTGGACGTCGTCGCCGGAATGGCCCTGGCGGTGGTCGGACTGGTGATCCTGTACATGGACAAGCAGAACGACGGCATCAAGAGGGATGCACCGGTGGAGCGGTGAATACACTTATTATCGATTATTCGGGAAATGGGAACCATGGGAAGCAGTATCGGTGCCATAGCGGCGGTCCTCTCCGGAGTAGTCTGGGGATTCCTCGGTGTGTTCTCGCGCGAGTTCGCCGCCATCGGGCTGGATTCCGTACAGGTCACCTGCCTGCGCTTCCTCTTCCTGACACTGGCCGTGTTCCCCTACATGTTCCTCTTCAGGAGGGACGAGCTGCGCATAGACCGCAAGAGCCTGGTCATCCTGATACTGATGGGGACGCTGGGATTCGGACTAAGCTCCATATTCTATGTGGCATCGGCGAACCTGGTGTCGCTGGGACTGATATCCGTCCTGGCCAACAGCGCACCGTTCTTCGTGATACTGTTCTCGGTGCCGCTCCTCGGAGAGGACATAACCAGATACAAGATCGTGGCCGTCATCGTCGCGTTCTTCGGATGCGTCCTGTGCACCGGGGTGCTGACGGACCCCGGGGACATGAACGTGCTGGGCGTGCTGATGGGATTGGGGTCCGGATTCGTGTACAGCTTCTACACCATGGGCTCCAAGGTCGTGTCCTCGAGAGGGGTGTCGGTCATGGGGATCCTGTTCTACGTGTCCCTGTTCGCTTTCATATTCACCCTGCCCATGTGCGATCCGATAGATGCCATCAACGTGATGGCGACCGACGGCTACGCCCTGGTCCTGATGCTGCTATTCGCCTTGGGAATGACGATGACCCAGATGTTCCTTTACAGCTTCTCGATAGCGAGGATCGGAGCGGGGAAGGTATCGATCCTGGTGTATTCCGAGACCATATGCGCCACGATGATCGGGCTGCTCTGGTACGGGGAGATGCTGACCTTCGAGATCGTGGCCGGCATAGTCCTGACCATGGTCGGTCTCGTGATAATCTATCTGGATAAGCAGAATGATGCCGTGGCCGGTCCCGAAGGACCGGACAGCGGCTGATCAACCTAGAAGTTTCTTGATGGCTTCGGTGAGGAGCTCGTTGGCCTGCTTACCGTCGATCTTCCCTCTGAGGGCGCCCATGACAGGACCCATGAGTCCTCCGATGGCGGCCATTCCCTTCTCCCTGACGAAATCCGCACGCTCGTTGACGATGCCCTCAATGATCTTCCTGGCCTCGTCGGAGTCCACGGCCTCTAGACCGAGCTTCTTGATGGCCTGCTCCGCACCGGTGCCGTTGGCCATCTCCCTCAGGAGCTTGGGCAGGGCCTCCTTGGCGAAGCGGTTCTGCTTCAGCATGGAGAACGCCTCCATCAGAGCATCATCGGTCAGCGCGGTGGTGTCGATGCCGTCGTGCTGCATCTCGCTGTAGATGTTCAGGAACACCGTGGCGGCTACAGGCGCGAGATCTGGGTATTTGGTGGCGATCCTCTCGAAGGATTCGTCGTAAGACTCCCTGACCAGCTGCCTGGCCTGCTGGACGTTCACTCCGTAGTCCTTCTGGAGACGCTCCTGGATCTGCTCCGGGAACTCAGGCATGCTGGCCCTTATGCGGCCCATCCTGTCATCCGTGATCGTTATCGGCGGGACATCCGTCTCGGGATACATCCTGGCGGCTCCTGGCAGGGGCCTGGAGTACTTCGTCGTTCCGTCCGGGAGCGGGTCCCTGGTCTCCTCGGGGACGCCTACCAGGCCCTGGTTGGCCCTGGCGACCGCGACCTCGAGTGCCTCGGTGGCCCTCTTCTCCTTCGCGGCGCAGATGACGAACGCATCGAACTCGCCGGTCATTCCGAGGAAGTTCCTCAGGTCGTCGACGTACTTCTGCTCGATACCGTAGTTGGGCAGCTCGTCGGAATGGAATATCCCCTTCACGCCTTTGGTCCTGGCGTAGCCTGCCATCTCGGACCCGAGCCTGAGCGTCTTGTTGTCGCCGTTCATGACCCCGGCGAAGCCCGGGAGCCTGACCGCGATGACCTTGCCCTTGTCGTCCAATGCGCCCTTGATGACCTTGGATTCGCATGTCCTGAATATGTCGGTGACGTCGACAGGTTCGAACGCCACGGGCTTGGTGCCCCTCTGTGCCAGTATGTCCCTGACACGGATGAGCATCTTCTGCCTGGCGACCTCGTTCCTGACGTAGTCCGGGATCAGCTTGAGGTCCCCGACACCCTTGAGCTCGATACGGGCCCCTCCGGGGATGGAGATGTTCAGGTCCTGACGGATGGTACCGAGACCTCTCTTGACCCTCCTTGTTGCCCTGAGGAGCGTTCCCAGCCTGAAGGCCACCTCCATGACCTCCTCCGGCGTCCTCATGTCGGGCCCGGTCGCCACCTCGATGAGGGGTATCCCCAGACGGTCGGTCCTCCAGAGGACCTCGCTGGTGTTCGCCTCGACCTTACGGCTGGCGTCCTCCTCCAGACATACGGAGAGGATTGAGATCTTCCTGTCCCCCACATCCACGGAACCATCGGTGGCGATCAGTGCCGTCCTCTGGAATCCGGATGTGTCCGAACCGTCGACGACGATCTTCCTCATGTAGTGGATCTCGTCTATGATGTTGGCCCCGAGCATCTCGGAGAATGTGAGCGCGATGTCCATCGCATCCGGGTTGCACTCGTGGGGAGGCTCCTCGTCCAGCTCCACCAGGCATGACGATCCCTGGCAGCACTGGTACCTGTATCCCAGGTGCTTCTGGAACTGCATGAGGGCGGCCCTGTCGATCTCACCCATCTCGGATGTGGTGGGCCTCTGCCTCCTGTAGATCGCTCCGGTTCCCTCCTCGTGGAGGACGCTGTCGCATGAGCAGAAGAGCTTCTTCGTATCGAGCTGCTGATGGATCTCGATACCGCACATCATCTCGTAATCCTCAGACATCGATGGTCCTCCTGTCAGACATCTCGCCCGCGAGAGGCGTCTTCATGACCTCCTTGGCCTCCTCGGCCGAGGATGTGTTCGCAAGCGCCCACATCAGCTTGACGTAGGCGGTCTCCGGGAGCATGTCCCAGACCGTGATGACACCGGCGGACAGCATGTCCCTTCCGGTGTTGTATACATTGAGATTGGTCCTTCCGTTGAGGCACTGCGAGGTCATCACAATGACCGTTCCGTTGTCGCAGGCCTTCTTCAGGAGAGGCACCATGTTGGAGTTGACATGTCCGAGACCGGATCCGGCGATGACCACTCCCTTGGAGTTCATCAGGATGGGCTCGAAGAGTGCGGGGTCCATGCCGGGATAGTACTGGAGCAGGACACACCTCTTCTCCATGTCGGTCCTGGCCTCGGCCTTTCTTTCGCTGACGTCGTGCCCCTCTATGTCCATGGTGAGCTTGCCGTCCTTGTCCAGATGGGCGACCGGCAGCACGTTGATGGAGTGGAACGCATCACGCCTGGATGTGTGCATCTTCCTGACCCTGGTTCCGATGTGCACAGCAAACGAATCGTCACCGGAGGTGTCGTGCATGATGACGTACACTCCGGACTTCTTACCGTTCACGCAGAATCTGGCACATGCCATCAGGTTGCTCGATGCATCCGATGACGGACGGTCCGAGGACCTCTGCGCCCCGACGAGGACGACGGGTTTCGGCACATCGCCGAGCATGAACGAGAGCGCGGCAGCGGTGTATCCCATGGTGTCGGTACCGTGTGGGATTATGATTCCGTCAGCTCCGTCGTTGATCTGCCTCACGACCTCCTTGGCAAGTTCCTGCCAGTGGTCGACGTCCATGTTCTCCGAGAATATCGAGAACAGGACCGTGGCATCCACATTGGCGATCTCCCTGATCTCGGGGACCGCGTTCACCATGTCCGATGTCGACAATGCCGGATGGACCGCACCCGTCCTGTAATCCACGTAGGACGCGATCGTTCCTCCGGTACCTATCAGCACCAGTTTGGGAAGGCCCTTCTGGAATTCGATGGGCGTTTCCTTCCTGACCCTCTCCGCGGGGGCCTCCAGGACCCTAATCTCGGTGTCCGGGGTTATCCTGATGCCTATGTTGTAACCGCTCTTGACCTTGATGATGAGCACATCCGGGGCGCTGAACTCGTGGTGGGGCATCAGAGTCCCCACGTTGGCCCTTCCCTCCTTGGTCACCGACAGTTTGGATCCCTCGACCGCTCCGAGGGCCTCCAGTTGCTTTGATAGCGAATCGGAATACATGCTGTTCAGCATCCGATAGGTGGGAACGTCTTAAAAGCATTGCTTGGCGGACGTGCATGACAGGGATGCCGCCCTCTCCCTAACACAAAGGCTAATACCGTACCACTGGTTACGTGTGGGTATGCACATAGTCCAACCCGGCATGGAGATCGACGTCCTGAAGGAGAACGGCAAGCTCGCCAACGAGAACTACCGTATGCTGAAGTCCCACGGAATAAAGTCAATAGACTTCATGGGATCCATCGGAGCAGGCAAGACCGCCCTCATCATCAAGATCGGCGAGAAGCTCAGGGCCAAGGGTGTGCGCGTATGCGCCATAGCCGGCGACGTCACCGGAGCGGACGATTACAACAGGTTCGAGAAGTCCGGACTGAAGGCGTTCAACTGCAACACCAAGAAGGAATGCCATCTGGACGCCCATCTGGTGAGGCACTCGCTGGATGAGATCAACCTCGATGACTACGACGTCGTGCTCATCGAGAATGTCGGGAACCTGGTATGTCCA of the methanogenic archaeon mixed culture ISO4-G1 genome contains:
- a CDS encoding EamA-like transporter family protein, whose protein sequence is MADLTKQVGTAAGIASGVLWGFLGVFSRELTAYGMSSMQITCMRFLFLALGVLPYILLFERDQLRISRKSLGILIFMGAFGLAFSSAAYMESVNHASLAVASITSNLHPFFVLMFSIPLLHEKLTKIKVISLLIAFTGCVICTGIFSTPETIDYYGVMMGVSVGAIYCFYTIGSKVVSSRDVSIMGAMFYTALFSSLALIPLCDFPDAITTVVTNVPVLEIMLVFSLGMSLGQIILYIYAVGKIGAGKVSILIYSETIAAAIIGLALYGEPITLDVVAGMALAVVGLVILYMDKQNDGIKRDAPVER
- a CDS encoding glutamyl-tRNA(Gln) amidotransferase subunit D GatD, which translates into the protein MLNSMYSDSLSKQLEALGAVEGSKLSVTKEGRANVGTLMPHHEFSAPDVLIIKVKSGYNIGIRITPDTEIRVLEAPAERVRKETPIEFQKGLPKLVLIGTGGTIASYVDYRTGAVHPALSTSDMVNAVPEIREIANVDATVLFSIFSENMDVDHWQELAKEVVRQINDGADGIIIPHGTDTMGYTAAALSFMLGDVPKPVVLVGAQRSSDRPSSDASSNLMACARFCVNGKKSGVYVIMHDTSGDDSFAVHIGTRVRKMHTSRRDAFHSINVLPVAHLDKDGKLTMDIEGHDVSERKAEARTDMEKRCVLLQYYPGMDPALFEPILMNSKGVVIAGSGLGHVNSNMVPLLKKACDNGTVIVMTSQCLNGRTNLNVYNTGRDMLSAGVITVWDMLPETAYVKLMWALANTSSAEEAKEVMKTPLAGEMSDRRTIDV
- a CDS encoding methyltransferase; its protein translation is MEYDPSISILSDPEVYPPSEDSIFFIESLKVSEGERVLEIGCGSGVVSIHCARNGCEVTSGDINPRAVKLTRRNAELNGVRIDVMETDVYSNIDGQFDTILFNLPYLPVDEEGLLAKSWSGGPDGLGPLPELLEGAPEHLNPNGRVVVVVSSLMDTPALWDLIGDRRYEVIGELKLFFEKLSVLEIHW
- a CDS encoding EamA-like transporter family protein, encoding MGTMGSSIGAIAAVLSGVVWGFLGVFSREFAAIGLDSVQVTCLRFLFLTLAVFPYMFLFRRDELRIDRKSLVILILMGTLGFGLSSIFYVASANLVSLGLISVLANSAPFFVILFSVPLLGEDITRYKIVAVIVAFFGCVLCTGVLTDPGDMNVLGVLMGLGSGFVYSFYTMGSKVVSSRGVSVMGILFYVSLFAFIFTLPMCDPIDAINVMATDGYALVLMLLFALGMTMTQMFLYSFSIARIGAGKVSILVYSETICATMIGLLWYGEMLTFEIVAGIVLTMVGLVIIYLDKQNDAVAGPEGPDSG
- a CDS encoding metal-sensitive transcriptional repressor, whose product is MKECMDSENLHRRLRKIAGQVAAVDRMIDEDVPCEDIIIQINAIKSAIRSVGQIVLEGHINHCVKEGIQHGDADKTIAEFSEVIRQFSKL
- a CDS encoding glutamyl-tRNA(Gln) amidotransferase subunit E GatE — translated: MSEDYEMMCGIEIHQQLDTKKLFCSCDSVLHEEGTGAIYRRQRPTTSEMGEIDRAALMQFQKHLGYRYQCCQGSSCLVELDEEPPHECNPDAMDIALTFSEMLGANIIDEIHYMRKIVVDGSDTSGFQRTALIATDGSVDVGDRKISILSVCLEEDASRKVEANTSEVLWRTDRLGIPLIEVATGPDMRTPEEVMEVAFRLGTLLRATRRVKRGLGTIRQDLNISIPGGARIELKGVGDLKLIPDYVRNEVARQKMLIRVRDILAQRGTKPVAFEPVDVTDIFRTCESKVIKGALDDKGKVIAVRLPGFAGVMNGDNKTLRLGSEMAGYARTKGVKGIFHSDELPNYGIEQKYVDDLRNFLGMTGEFDAFVICAAKEKRATEALEVAVARANQGLVGVPEETRDPLPDGTTKYSRPLPGAARMYPETDVPPITITDDRMGRIRASMPEFPEQIQERLQKDYGVNVQQARQLVRESYDESFERIATKYPDLAPVAATVFLNIYSEMQHDGIDTTALTDDALMEAFSMLKQNRFAKEALPKLLREMANGTGAEQAIKKLGLEAVDSDEARKIIEGIVNERADFVREKGMAAIGGLMGPVMGALRGKIDGKQANELLTEAIKKLLG
- a CDS encoding EamA-like transporter family protein, which codes for MMSNKVAGFLAALTAGIVWGLLGPVVRDLNDAGIDSSQITCIRFTVVGLIVLAYLLVKNRKELMVDGRTMIILLATGIIGTVFSSVCYLGAMDYISLGLACVLEFINPFLVVLICVPLLHEPLTTTKGASCIIAFVGCIMCMELITKPGFFDMWGITLGLLSGLFFAVHTIGIKVVANRGYSSLNVLFYTSIICGLALMPFCNIGGAIDVFAADGDALIRILFLSTALTFIPSLLFIYSVEKIDAGIAAIITFVEPMAAAIVGYVFYGETMGIESLIGVTLILIALVLVNRKGKVIIGGNDPTE
- a CDS encoding hydrogenase accessory protein HypB, whose protein sequence is MHIVQPGMEIDVLKENGKLANENYRMLKSHGIKSIDFMGSIGAGKTALIIKIGEKLRAKGVRVCAIAGDVTGADDYNRFEKSGLKAFNCNTKKECHLDAHLVRHSLDEINLDDYDVVLIENVGNLVCPADFPLGTDYRVVVISTTEGDDMVRKHHDIFLHSDIAILNKIDICDAVGVNPDIIAEDYRKLTGGLKEIYKCSVRKDEGIDEIMAALKL